From Tiliqua scincoides isolate rTilSci1 chromosome 2, rTilSci1.hap2, whole genome shotgun sequence, the proteins below share one genomic window:
- the WARS2 gene encoding tryptophan--tRNA ligase, mitochondrial, which yields MAAPIRTCRLAQNKGLKRIFSGIQPTGIPHLGNYLGAITNWVSLQEECNSVLYSIVDLHSLTIPQEPTVLRESILDITAVLLACGLNPHKSFLFQQSQIAEHAELGWILGCFTSVPRLQHFPHWKIKNASQMNEGTVGLFTYPVLQAADILLYKSTHVPVGEDQVLHLELTQDVARRFNKKYGEFFPVPKAILTTSKKVKSLRDPTSKMSKSDPQKLATVNITDSPEEIMLKFRKALTDFTSEVTYDPDSRPGVSNLVAIHSAITGLSTEEVVRHSVGLDTAHYKGVVAEAVIEKLAPIRSEFKRLKGDRSYLEKVLWTGAEKAKELAAPVYQEVRRLVGLH from the exons AATAAAGGCCTGAAAAGGATTTTTTCTGGTATTCAGCCAACTGGGATCCCTCATCTAGGAAATTACCTTGGTGCGATCACAAATTGGGTGAGCCTGCAGGAAGAATGCAACTCTGTGTTATACAGCATTGTAGACCTCCACTCGCTCACAATACCGCAGGAGCCGACTGTCCTCCGTGAGAGCATCCTAGACATCACTGCTGTTCTCCTGGCCTGTGGCTTAAATCCACATAAGTCCTTCCTTTTCCAGCAATCTCAG ATAGCGGAACACGCAGAACTTGGCTGGATTCTGGGGTGTTTCACAAGTGTGCCTCGTCTCCAGCACTTTCCCCACTGGAAG ATAAAGAATGCCAGTCAAATGAATGAAGGAACAGTTGGTCTGTTCACCTATCCTGTCCTTCAAGCTGCAGATATTCTTCTCTACAA GTCAACACATGTCCCTGTTGGAGAAGATCAAGTCCTGCACTTGGAACTGACCCAAGATGTAGCCCGCCGCTTCAACAAGAAATACGGGGAATTCTTTCCAGTGCCCAAAGCCATTTTAA CTACAAGCAAGAAGGTGAAGTCCCTCAGAGATCCCACATCCAAGATGTCAAAATCGGACCCTCAGAAGTTGGCCACTGTAAACATTACAGATAGCCCTGAGGAGATCATGCTGAAATTCCGAAAGGCTCTCACAGACTTCACTTCTGAGGTGACCTATGACCCAGATAGCCGCCCAGGTGTCTCCAACCTTGTGGCCATTCACTCTGCCATCACAGGGCTGAGCACGGAGGAAGTGGTGCGCCACAGTGTTGGCCTTGACACTGCCCACTACAAGGGAGTGGTAGCAGAGGCTGTAATTGAAAAACTGGCACCGATCAGGAGTGAATTCAAGAGACTAAAAGGTGACAGATCTTACTTGGAGAAGGTTTTGTGGACTGGTGCAGAAAAGGCCAAAGAACTTGCAGCCCCTGTGTATCAGGAAGTCAGAAGACTGGTGGGATTGCATTAA